In the Limanda limanda chromosome 1, fLimLim1.1, whole genome shotgun sequence genome, one interval contains:
- the LOC133013074 gene encoding glycosyltransferase 8 domain-containing protein 2-like, whose translation MALLRKINHVLLVLVVLMLCLLLHNTLFRASTPPKLPDHWRGRGSAARVPALKVPEADNVVPVVICASEERMGGTMATINSVYSNTDASVFFYIVTFRDGVKLSRQYIEKTKLKGIRYKILEFNPMVLRGKVKPDSSRPELLHPLNFVRFYLPLLDINHKRVIYLDDDVIVQGDIKDLFNIKLKPGHAAAFATDCDLPSTHEMVRSIGMQTTYMGFLDYRKQEVKDLAINPRDCSFNPGVFVADISEWKKQKITKQLERWMEENFRQNIYSSAMAGGVATPPMLIVFHDKFTTLDPLWHVRHLGWSPDARYSESFLQEAHLLHWNGPFKPWKYPAVHLDLWERWFIPDPSGRFTLVRPDSES comes from the exons ATGGCTCTCCTGagaaaaa TTAATCACGTCCTCCTGGTGCTGGTCGTACTGATGTTGTGTCTGCTCCTGCACAACACACTGTTCAGAGCCTCCACTCCGCCCAAGCTCCCAG ATCACTGGAGGGGCCGTGGAAGCGCAGCGCGAGTTCCTGCACTGAAAGTACCGGAGGCAGATAATGTCGTCCCTGTAGTCATCTGTGCATCAGAGGAGCGGATGGGTGGAACCATGGCTACCATCAACAGCGTCTACAGCAACACAGACGCCAGCGTTTTCTTCTATATTGTTACTTTCCGGGATGGTGTGAAACTGTCAAG GCAGTACATTGAGAAGACTAAACTGAAAGGCATCAGGTATAAGATACTGGAATTCAACCCCATGGTTCTAAGaggaaaagtgaagccagattCCTCTCGACCTGAACTGTTACATCCA cTCAACTTTGTGCGCTTTTACTTACCCCTGCTTGACATCAACCACAAAAGAGTGATCTACTTggatgatgatgtcattgtgCAGG GAGACATCAAGGATCTGTTCAACATCAAACTGAAGCCCGGACATGCTGCTGCTTTCGCCACCGACTGCGACCTGCCCTCCACGCATGAGATGGTGCGCAGCATCGGCATGCAG ACAACCTACATGGGCTTCCTGGActacaggaaacaggaagtcaaagaCCTGGCCATCAACCCCAGAGACTGCTCTTTCAACCCTGGTGTGTTCGTCGCAGACATTAGCGAGTGGAAGAAGCAAAAgatcaccaaacagctggagagatggatggaagaGAATTTCAG GCAGAACATATACAGCAGTGCCATGGCAGGAGGTGTGGCGACCCCACCCATGCTGATCGTTTTCCATGACAAATTCACGACACTGGATCCTCTGTGGCACGTCAGGCACCTCG GCTGGAGTCCAGATGCCCGCTATTCCGAGAGCTTCCTACAGGAGGCACATCTGCTGCACTGGAATGGCCCTTTCAAACCATGGAAGTATCCCGCTGTTCACTTGGACCTGTGGGAGAGGTGGTTCATCCCCGACCCCTCCGGAAGATTCACCTTGGTACGACCTGATAGTGAGAGCTGA